The nucleotide sequence GCTTTTTCAACAGCTCCGTAAATGCCCCGGCATTGCTGAAATCAAGTCCAATATCGGTTTTGACGCTGGAATGAACGACCTTGATATTTCGGTCAATGATGAAAATATCCATCCCATACTGCTCACGCAGGGCTGCATAGTCCCACGACCCCACCGCTGGATTTTGCCGATAGTTGTTCGTTAACACTTGCAGTGTTTGCTGCATCCGGGTTTCCATGTCTTTCTCAAAAACACCGTATGCCATATCCACATTTTTCACTGCATTCGTGACATGATCCTCTACCAGCTGGTACTGTATCGCTTGGTCAGAAATAATATTCGCCTTGAACTGAACATAGTCAATAATAGACAACACAATGGCTACCAGCATCGTAAATAAAGAAATCATCAAGGTAAGCTTAGTACGAAAAGACATCCACATTCGTTTCATAAGTCTGCTCCAAGAGGTTTTATTTTTTAACATAACTTAACATAATTTACCACATCTTAACTTGTCAATCCTTTCATGAATTTACTGTATTTTGGCAATATACACACTAGGATTTACCATTAACACCGTGCTTATAGTGTCAATGAACACCGTATGAACTTATGCCCAAAACCGCACTGCACCGCCATTTGTTATGTTAAAATCGGCTCGAACAAAGATGTGCAAAACGTATGTAGGAGGACACCCACATGCAAAATCGTCAAAATGAAATTATTATTCCTGAAAATCCTGTTTCACACTTCCTGTTCACCAGCACAAAATCGGCTGCGATCTGGTTACTCATCAGATTGTATGTCGGCTATGCATGGATTACTGCCGGATGGAAAAAAGTCCAGTCCGATAGCTGGACTGGAGATGCAGCTGGCGGCGCAATTCAAGGGTTCGTAAAAGGCTCCCTGGCAAAAGCAGCCGAAGGAAAGGACGTAACAGGGTGGTACGCCTGGTTCCTGGAAAATATGGTATTGCCAAATGCCAAGGTGTTCGGCTTCCTCGTTGCTTGGGGTGAGGTACTGGTCGGACTCGGCTTGATCCTCGGCTGCCTGACAGGGATCGCAGCGTTTTTCGGCGGCTTGATGAACGTCAGCTTTCTGTTCGCAGGAACGGTCAGCACCAACCCACTCCTTTTTGTTTTTGCCACTTGGCTCGTTCTGGCTTGGAAGGTTGCGGGCTGGTATGGTCTTGATCGCTGGGCGCTTTCTTATCTCGGAACACCTTGGACGAGAAAATCGCGCGATGGTGTTCTGCCGATGAACAAGTAATCCTTACTTTAACTCTCTAATGACAAAAGCCACCTTTTGCGGGTGGCTTTTGTCGTCCCTTCAGCTAGATAGTTAATGAAGTAACGGACAAATTGTATGAATTTATTCCGAAAGGTAACCGAGATTTCTAGTGAATATTTATACATTGTGTTGAATGACTGTCTGATTGCTGTGCATTATTCTTTTGAGGAACTGTAAATTTTCTTATTTTTCAAATAATTAAACAGGAGGACTGTATGAACAAGTGGCTACTAGGCATTTCCACTGCTGTTTTGTTGTTTAGTCTCTCAGTCGGCTGTAGTTCGAAGCCCGCCGATAATATCCAATCCCCTCCAGCGGAAACAACTGCAAAGCCTACTACTTCAGAGCCAATGGTCTTGCAATGGAGCATTACCGGGGAGCCATCTACGATGGATGCCGGCATCGCAACAGATTCGACCTCCATGGACATGATCAATCTCACCTTCGAAGGACTGACCAGCGTCGACCGTCAAGGCCAGATGATCAACGCCATCGCGGAGAGCTACACGCACACTCCTGACTTCACTCATTTTACTTTTACCATTCGAAAGGACGCGAAATGGAGCAATGGCGATCCCGTTACTGCTCACGATTTTGAGTACGCCATCAAGCGCAATCTCGACCCCAAAACCGCTTCCGGCTATGCGTATCAGCTCTTCTATATCAAAGGGGGCGAGGATTTTTATTCTGGAAAAGGCAAGCCAGAAGACGTCGGGGTAAAGGCAAAGGACGACTACACACTCGATTTCACCTTGCGCTCACCAACACCGTTTTTCCGTGAACTGACCTCATTTACTACCTACTACCCGCTTCATAAAAAGACCATCGAGAGCAACCCCCAGTGGGCAACAGAAGCCAAAACAATTGTCGGCAATGGCCCGTTTATCATGGATACGTGGGAGCATAAATCCAAGCTCTCCTTCAGCAAAAGCCCTACTTATTGGGACAGCGCCAACGTCAAGCTAGACCAGATCCATATTGTCATCATCGAGGATAACAACACCGCCCTGTCCATGTTTGAAAATGGCGACCTGGATTGGGGAGGCTACCCTTCCTTTGGCTTGTCGCCGGATGCGGTCGGTCAGATCAAGGCAGAGGGTAAGCTGCTCGTCGCAGATAACCCCGGCACCAAAGCCGTCATCTTCAATACAGAGAAGCCCCCGTTCACGAACAAAAAAATTCGCCAGGCGTTTTCGTATTCGATCAACCGACAGCAATTGGTGGATAACATCCTACAGACTGGTGTTCCGCCCGCTTATGGCTGGGTTCCCGTTTCCATGGGATTGAATCCGGACGGCTACTTTAAAGAGGATGTGGAGAAGGCGAAGCAGCTTTTGGCGGAGGGCATGAAAGAGCTCGGGCTGACTCAATTCCCTAAAGTCACGTACTACTACGACACCGGAGAAACGGACAAGAAGCTGGCTCAAGCACTCCAGGACGAATGGAAGAAAACATTGGGGGTCGACATTGACATTCGCACCTCAGAATGGAAAGTGTTCAACGAGGATGTCCAAAATGGCAAATACGACTTCGGCATCTGGCTATGGGGAGCCGATTTCAACGACCCAATCAATTTCCTCGAAATGTACAAGGACTTGGGGGGCAACAACGTCGTTCGCTTCGAGCACAAGGAATACCGCGATTTGCTCAATAAGAGCTACTATGAGACCGACGAGCAAAAGCGCAAGCAACTGTTGTTTTACGCTGAAAGAATTCTCATGGAAGAAATGCCGCTGGCACCGCTGCACTTCCGCGGTAATGCTTATGTGAAAAACGACAAGGTGAAGGACTTTGTGATCCTCCCTCTCGGCGGTTCCTACTTTAAATACGCGTATATTGAAAAATAATAAAGCGCGGGCATCGTCTCTATGCGAAACAGATAGAGAGAGATGCCCGCTTCTTCAATCACAGATACCTAGCGATAATTTGAACTAACTTTGCAGGGAACTCATGTAAATTGGTGATATCCAAAAATCTTTCATTCCCATAGATTTCACTTATCACATCCTTGTCTTGACCAATTGCGGCTGCAAGAAAGGTAACTCCTTTTCGTTCATACTCCTGTAAGGTCTGTTTCATATCTGTAATCGCATAACTTCCAGTATAGTCATCCATTGCCTTCGGTTGTCCGTCACTTATGCTAATCAACAGTTTTGTCTTTTGGGGAGAAGCGGCTAATCTTTCCGCCATAATTCTAAGAGCCATGCCATCGCGATTATTCCTTCTCGCATGAATCCTCATTAACCTGAAGCGATCATTGGCATCCGCTTTATCGTAATCGGCATAGGCAAAGATCGACATTTGCTCCAATCTGGAAACATCCGCAGTATCGCCGTAGATCAAAATGGGGATATGACAAAGCTGACAATATTCATATACGGCGATCACTGCTCGTTTTGCTGCTTCTAATCTCCCGTAAGCTGACATCGATGCGGATTCATCGACCCTAAGACCAACCACAAGAGAAGGGGATTCCGTTGGAGGACGTTTCTTGGCAAAATACTTGTAATCCCTGTAAGCAACGCTGTCTGCTTGAAATTTGCTGCCATAGTAACGATTCCTCGCAAAGTCGGAAGAGATCTCATGTTCCAGGTACGGAAGTGTCTTTCTGGCAATCTCTTGCACGATCGGCATGAGTCCCTGACAAAGACGAACATATTCCTGTTGGTTTTCCTCATCGTAGTCTGGACGGTAAACAAGGAGCTTTACTTTTTTATGAATCGAATCAGAAATGACCTCTCTTGCCTCTCGATTCAGCTTTTTACGGAAATCGCGTTCCTTTTGTTTCGCTTCCTCTGACATGGATTCAGGATTTGCCTGATGATATTTGGGAGAGCCATCTTCTCCCAAGCCTGAGCGTTCCATATGGGTAGCATCATCAGAGACACGGGAAGAGCTCTCGTCACTATTGGCATACTTCTTCAATGCGATTCCTTTTTCCTCTCCATGGTTGTCTTTGCCAAAATCAGTGTCGTCTATATCTCCCCATGTCCTGATCTCTACGGCGTCGTCAGATTTTCGTTTTTTTTTAACTCAATCTCGGCTTCTTCCAAGCTGGCAAACAAACCATGATTTTTTAGTGCTTCTTCCAAAAGCTTTATTTCTTCCGAGTCGGTTGTTATCTTGTAGATGACCTTATGATAAAGGGATTCTTTTGCGGAAGCTCCTCCGGCAATCGCATCTGCCCAGTAGAAAAAGGAACGCATTCCAGCCACGCCCTTGATCGCATTGGCCCGCGCTGTTCTGTCTAAAACCATAATCATGTCCGCTAAAATACCCAGCACCTTTCCATCTTGAAAACCAGTTTTGGCCATGACACGTTCGATCATGATTTCTTTGGTCGGCAGGTCCATCTTTTCCGTATGCTGAACCCTGTCGCGTAGCGCTTCGTTTAACGGCCTGGTTCCCGCATAACTACGGTTTGCTGTGATAACCGCGATGAAGTCTGGGTGCCTGCGTATGATCTCGGTGGGTAGATTGATGCTGCCATCCAGCTCCAGGGCAGAGTTTAATGCCATTAACACCGCAGCATCACGAAT is from Brevibacillus brevis and encodes:
- a CDS encoding DoxX family protein, producing MQNRQNEIIIPENPVSHFLFTSTKSAAIWLLIRLYVGYAWITAGWKKVQSDSWTGDAAGGAIQGFVKGSLAKAAEGKDVTGWYAWFLENMVLPNAKVFGFLVAWGEVLVGLGLILGCLTGIAAFFGGLMNVSFLFAGTVSTNPLLFVFATWLVLAWKVAGWYGLDRWALSYLGTPWTRKSRDGVLPMNK
- a CDS encoding peptide ABC transporter substrate-binding protein, with the protein product MNKWLLGISTAVLLFSLSVGCSSKPADNIQSPPAETTAKPTTSEPMVLQWSITGEPSTMDAGIATDSTSMDMINLTFEGLTSVDRQGQMINAIAESYTHTPDFTHFTFTIRKDAKWSNGDPVTAHDFEYAIKRNLDPKTASGYAYQLFYIKGGEDFYSGKGKPEDVGVKAKDDYTLDFTLRSPTPFFRELTSFTTYYPLHKKTIESNPQWATEAKTIVGNGPFIMDTWEHKSKLSFSKSPTYWDSANVKLDQIHIVIIEDNNTALSMFENGDLDWGGYPSFGLSPDAVGQIKAEGKLLVADNPGTKAVIFNTEKPPFTNKKIRQAFSYSINRQQLVDNILQTGVPPAYGWVPVSMGLNPDGYFKEDVEKAKQLLAEGMKELGLTQFPKVTYYYDTGETDKKLAQALQDEWKKTLGVDIDIRTSEWKVFNEDVQNGKYDFGIWLWGADFNDPINFLEMYKDLGGNNVVRFEHKEYRDLLNKSYYETDEQKRKQLLFYAERILMEEMPLAPLHFRGNAYVKNDKVKDFVILPLGGSYFKYAYIEK
- a CDS encoding vWA domain-containing protein, which codes for MKKYANSDESSSRVSDDATHMERSGLGEDGSPKYHQANPESMSEEAKQKERDFRKKLNREAREVISDSIHKKVKLLVYRPDYDEENQQEYVRLCQGLMPIVQEIARKTLPYLEHEISSDFARNRYYGSKFQADSVAYRDYKYFAKKRPPTESPSLVVGLRVDESASMSAYGRLEAAKRAVIAVYEYCQLCHIPILIYGDTADVSRLEQMSIFAYADYDKADANDRFRLMRIHARRNNRDGMALRIMAERLAASPQKTKLLISISDGQPKAMDDYTGSYAITDMKQTLQEYERKGVTFLAAAIGQDKDVISEIYGNERFLDITNLHEFPAKLVQIIARYL